One window of Penaeus chinensis breed Huanghai No. 1 chromosome 1, ASM1920278v2, whole genome shotgun sequence genomic DNA carries:
- the LOC125025259 gene encoding importin-9-like isoform X3, with translation MAGAEVSNGLREALIENLNNILSPQADVRRAAEEQIHVLEVTEEFGVHLVELTLDRNGPLPIRQLASVLLKQYVEAHWCTDSEKFRVPECPEYAKAKIKELLPHGLHEPISKVRSSVAYAISAIAHWDWPENWCGLFDLLMAALKTGEEAPVHGAMRVLTEFSRDLTDQHIPQVAPVILPEMYRIFCEEEKYGIRTRGRAVEIFSTLANLICMMGEYNRSLAKTLLYPTLPAFTQALVKGLQTMDGFTSDSGLKKEILSALTVLMKNVPKQMGQYLGEVLGPVWQTLTSSADTYVNTTVNAREDADDPVDSDGEVLGFENLVFTIFEFVHALVETTKHKQMVKQGIADLIYYILLYMQITEDQIENWSNNPDAFVEDEDEDSFAYSVRISAQDLLLALCQELAEDCGQGLVVAVGRHLERATTQRSAGDPAWWKTHEAVMLALGSVRDLILDQVAKGQLQFDLTNFIQSVVLADLDPNSSPFLAGRALWCGSRFGQAITPEMLEQFLQATVSALKDSPNPIIKVSGVRAVWGFCEFLKGSGNPGALQPYLPAILDGLVTLATQASSEVLSLILETCCIVVSVDSNFTAANVGRISTLCLAVFIKANNDPVLVALVQDVVRELCQNPGCTTTLQTKFIPTLASILNASTDKVPPGMQAVALDMLEVMVRSSSPPLGEPLVNVAFPAVVQRTLNTDDNSTLQNGGECLRAYISVAPDQVLAYHDAEGRSGLQYVVQVASQLLSPATSEHTATFVGRLITVLIRRAGDHLGDNLDLLLRAVLSKLQGAESLTVVQNLVLVYAQLVHSQLDGVLNFLAGVPGPSGQSALHFVLTQWCSKQHLFFGAYEGKVSAVALAKLLEHGVTSNDTRLQDIIVQGDQVFSPEGRVRTRSQRVTRPEQWTQVPVLIKIFKLLINELANAIDSNLTKDDDEQESEDECWEDDEEDGQTNGDSALATMFPPASGYPSYDADTVDDEDDPDAVSDPLYSLDLQQYLTTFISTFAQHPAFPVFIPHLNPHEREVLQGIGVVC, from the exons AATTTGGTGTCCACTTAGTAGAGCTGACTTTAGATCGGAATGGCCCCCTTCCCATCCGGCAGTTGGCCTCTGTGCTGCTTAAACAGTACGTTGAAGCTCACTGGTGTACGGACTCGGAGAAG TTTAGAGTACCAGAGTGTCCAGAATATGCAAAAGCCAAAATCAAAGAATTATTACCACATGGCCTACATGAACCCATTAGTAAAGTCAG ATCCTCCGTAGCATATGCAATATCTGCCATTGCCCACTGGGACTGGCCGGAAAATTGGTGTGGGCTGTTTGACCTGTTGATGGCAGCCCTCAAGACTGGTGAGGAGGCACCTGTACATGGTGCAATGAGAGTCTTGACCGAGTTTTCTCGGGATCTCACTGACCAGCACATACCCCAAGTTGCTCCAGTTATCCTGCCTGAGATGTATCGCATTTTCTGTGAAGAGGAG AAATATGGCATTAGAACAAGGGGCCGAGCAGTGGAGATCTTCAGCACCTTAGCCAACCTAATTTGTATGATGGGCGAGTATAACAGAAGCTTAGCCAAGACCCTTCTCTACCCAACTCTTCCAGCCTTCACACAAGCTCTTGTCAAGGGTTTGCAGACCATGGATGGGTTCACCTCCGACTCCGGCCTCAAAAAGGAAATTCTTAGTG CTCTTACCGTGTTGATGAAGAACGTACCCAAACAAATGGGCCAATATCTAGGGGAGGTGCTGGGACCTGTGTGGCAAACCTTAACTTCTAGTGCCGATACTTATGTCAACACTACAGTCAATGCACGAGAAGATGCTGACGACCCTGTTGATTCAGATG GTGAAGTGCTTGGTTTTGAGAATTTAGTGTTTACCATATTTGAGTTTGTCCATGCCCTTGTGGagacaaccaaacacaaacagatGGTGAAGCAAGGAATAGCTGATTTGATATACTACATccttttatatatgcaaataactgAGGATCAG ATTGAAAATTGGAGCAATAATCCAGATGCCtttgttgaagatgaagatgaagacagcTTTGCATATTCTGTCAGAATATCTGCCCAAGATCTCCTTCTG GCCTTGTGTCAGGAACTAGCTGAAGACTGCGGTCAGGGGCTTGTTGTGGCGGTGGGAAGGCACCTCGAGCGTGCGACTACTCAGAGGTCAGCTGGGGATCCTGCCTGGTGGAAAACCCATGAAGCAGTCATGCTGGCACTTGGCTCTGTCCGTGACCTCATCCTGGATCAGGTGGCTAAGGGACAGCTGCAGTTTGACCTCACAAACTTCATTCAGTCTGTAGTTTTGGCAGACCTGGATCCTAATT CTTCTCCCTTCCTGGCTGGCCGAGCCCTGTGGTGTGGAAGTAGATTTGGCCAAGCCATAACTCCTGAAATGTTGGAACAGTTCCTTCAGGCAACAGTGTCTGCTCTCAAAGATAGTCCTAATCCCATCATTAAGGTTTCTGGTGTCAG AGCTGTGTGGGGATTTTGTGAGTTTCTAAAAGGCAGTGGCAACCCCGGTGCCCTCCAGCCATACTTGCCAGCCATCTTGGATGGCCTCGTCACACTTGCCACCCAGGCATCATCAGAAGTCCTGTCACTCATCCTGGAGACTTGCTGCATTGTTGTGTCTGTTGACTCCAACTTCACCGCAGCCAATGTAGGCCGGATCTCCACACTTTGCCTCGCTGTATTTATTAAGGCCAATAATGACCCTGTCCTGGTAGCCCTTGTACAAGATGTCGTCCGGGAGCTCTGCCAAAATCCGGGCTGCACCACTACACTCCAGACGAAATTCATCCCAACTCTAGCTTCCATTCTTAATGCATCGACAGATAAA GTTCCCCCAGGTATGCAGGCTGTGGCATTAGACATGTTAGAAGTCATGGTCCGCTCCTCATCACCTCCACTTGGTGAACCCCTTGTTAATGTAGCCTTTCCTGCGGTCGTCCAGAGAACTCTAAACACCGATGATAATTCAACTCTTCAGAATGGAGGAGAATGTTTACGAGCTTATATTTCTGTAGCTCCAGATCAG GTGTTAGCTTATCATGATGCCGAGGGCAGATCAGGGTTGCAATATGTAGTACAAGTAGCCTCACAGCTCTTATCACCAGCCACTAGTGAACACACAGCCACTTTTGTGGGCCGCCTCATTACCGTCCTTATTCGAAGAGCAGGTGACCACTTAGGGGATAACCTGGACCTTCTTCTCAGAGCTGTCCTTAGTAAACTTCAG GGTGCAGAGAGTTTAACCGTTGTGCAAAACCTGGTGCTGGTGTATGCTCAGCTAGTCCACTCGCAATTGGATGGGGTGTTGAACTTCCTGGCTGGGGTTCCTGGCCCCTCGGGACAGTCGGCTCTTCATTTTGTTCTTACTCAGTGGTGCTCCAAACAGCATCTCTTCTTTGGTGCATATGAAGGAAAG GTTAGTGCAGTTGCCCTGGCTAAACTACTGGAGCATGGTGTGACATCAAATGATACCAGATTGCAAGACATCATTGTTCAAGGAGATCAG GTCTTCTCACCAGAGGGCCGAGTGCGCACGCGATCACAACGTGTTACACGGCCTGAACAGTGGACTCAAGTGCCTGTGTTAATCAAGATTTTCAAGCTTTTAATTAATGAACTTGCCAATGCTATAGATTCGAACCTGACGAAGGACGATGACGAA CAGGAATCCGAAGACGAGTGCTgggaggacgatgaggaggatgGCCAGACCAATGGAGATTCTGCACTTGCCACGATGTTCCCGCCAGCCAGTGGTTATCCCAGCTATGATGCAGACACagtggatgatgaggatgacccTGATGCT GTGAGTGATCCATTGTACAGTTTGGACTTGCAGCAGTATCTCACGACCTTCATCAGCACATTTGCACAGCACCCAGCCTTTCCTGTCTTCATCCCACATCTTAATCCACATGAGAGAGAGGTGTTGCAGGGCATTGGTGTTGTGTGCTGA
- the LOC125025259 gene encoding importin-9-like isoform X1 — MAGAEVSNGLREALIENLNNILSPQADVRRAAEEQIHVLEVTEEFGVHLVELTLDRNGPLPIRQLASVLLKQYVEAHWCTDSEKFRVPECPEYAKAKIKELLPHGLHEPISKVRSSVAYAISAIAHWDWPENWCGLFDLLMAALKTGEEAPVHGAMRVLTEFSRDLTDQHIPQVAPVILPEMYRIFCEEEKYGIRTRGRAVEIFSTLANLICMMGEYNRSLAKTLLYPTLPAFTQALVKGLQTMDGFTSDSGLKKEILSALTVLMKNVPKQMGQYLGEVLGPVWQTLTSSADTYVNTTVNAREDADDPVDSDGEVLGFENLVFTIFEFVHALVETTKHKQMVKQGIADLIYYILLYMQITEDQIENWSNNPDAFVEDEDEDSFAYSVRISAQDLLLALCQELAEDCGQGLVVAVGRHLERATTQRSAGDPAWWKTHEAVMLALGSVRDLILDQVAKGQLQFDLTNFIQSVVLADLDPNSSPFLAGRALWCGSRFGQAITPEMLEQFLQATVSALKDSPNPIIKVSGVRAVWGFCEFLKGSGNPGALQPYLPAILDGLVTLATQASSEVLSLILETCCIVVSVDSNFTAANVGRISTLCLAVFIKANNDPVLVALVQDVVRELCQNPGCTTTLQTKFIPTLASILNASTDKVPPGMQAVALDMLEVMVRSSSPPLGEPLVNVAFPAVVQRTLNTDDNSTLQNGGECLRAYISVAPDQVLAYHDAEGRSGLQYVVQVASQLLSPATSEHTATFVGRLITVLIRRAGDHLGDNLDLLLRAVLSKLQGAESLTVVQNLVLVYAQLVHSQLDGVLNFLAGVPGPSGQSALHFVLTQWCSKQHLFFGAYEGKVSAVALAKLLEHGVTSNDTRLQDIIVQGDQVFSPEGRVRTRSQRVTRPEQWTQVPVLIKIFKLLINELANAIDSNLTKDDDEVSQESEDECWEDDEEDGQTNGDSALATMFPPASGYPSYDADTVDDEDDPDAVSDPLYSLDLQQYLTTFISTFAQHPAFPVFIPHLNPHEREVLQGIGVVC, encoded by the exons AATTTGGTGTCCACTTAGTAGAGCTGACTTTAGATCGGAATGGCCCCCTTCCCATCCGGCAGTTGGCCTCTGTGCTGCTTAAACAGTACGTTGAAGCTCACTGGTGTACGGACTCGGAGAAG TTTAGAGTACCAGAGTGTCCAGAATATGCAAAAGCCAAAATCAAAGAATTATTACCACATGGCCTACATGAACCCATTAGTAAAGTCAG ATCCTCCGTAGCATATGCAATATCTGCCATTGCCCACTGGGACTGGCCGGAAAATTGGTGTGGGCTGTTTGACCTGTTGATGGCAGCCCTCAAGACTGGTGAGGAGGCACCTGTACATGGTGCAATGAGAGTCTTGACCGAGTTTTCTCGGGATCTCACTGACCAGCACATACCCCAAGTTGCTCCAGTTATCCTGCCTGAGATGTATCGCATTTTCTGTGAAGAGGAG AAATATGGCATTAGAACAAGGGGCCGAGCAGTGGAGATCTTCAGCACCTTAGCCAACCTAATTTGTATGATGGGCGAGTATAACAGAAGCTTAGCCAAGACCCTTCTCTACCCAACTCTTCCAGCCTTCACACAAGCTCTTGTCAAGGGTTTGCAGACCATGGATGGGTTCACCTCCGACTCCGGCCTCAAAAAGGAAATTCTTAGTG CTCTTACCGTGTTGATGAAGAACGTACCCAAACAAATGGGCCAATATCTAGGGGAGGTGCTGGGACCTGTGTGGCAAACCTTAACTTCTAGTGCCGATACTTATGTCAACACTACAGTCAATGCACGAGAAGATGCTGACGACCCTGTTGATTCAGATG GTGAAGTGCTTGGTTTTGAGAATTTAGTGTTTACCATATTTGAGTTTGTCCATGCCCTTGTGGagacaaccaaacacaaacagatGGTGAAGCAAGGAATAGCTGATTTGATATACTACATccttttatatatgcaaataactgAGGATCAG ATTGAAAATTGGAGCAATAATCCAGATGCCtttgttgaagatgaagatgaagacagcTTTGCATATTCTGTCAGAATATCTGCCCAAGATCTCCTTCTG GCCTTGTGTCAGGAACTAGCTGAAGACTGCGGTCAGGGGCTTGTTGTGGCGGTGGGAAGGCACCTCGAGCGTGCGACTACTCAGAGGTCAGCTGGGGATCCTGCCTGGTGGAAAACCCATGAAGCAGTCATGCTGGCACTTGGCTCTGTCCGTGACCTCATCCTGGATCAGGTGGCTAAGGGACAGCTGCAGTTTGACCTCACAAACTTCATTCAGTCTGTAGTTTTGGCAGACCTGGATCCTAATT CTTCTCCCTTCCTGGCTGGCCGAGCCCTGTGGTGTGGAAGTAGATTTGGCCAAGCCATAACTCCTGAAATGTTGGAACAGTTCCTTCAGGCAACAGTGTCTGCTCTCAAAGATAGTCCTAATCCCATCATTAAGGTTTCTGGTGTCAG AGCTGTGTGGGGATTTTGTGAGTTTCTAAAAGGCAGTGGCAACCCCGGTGCCCTCCAGCCATACTTGCCAGCCATCTTGGATGGCCTCGTCACACTTGCCACCCAGGCATCATCAGAAGTCCTGTCACTCATCCTGGAGACTTGCTGCATTGTTGTGTCTGTTGACTCCAACTTCACCGCAGCCAATGTAGGCCGGATCTCCACACTTTGCCTCGCTGTATTTATTAAGGCCAATAATGACCCTGTCCTGGTAGCCCTTGTACAAGATGTCGTCCGGGAGCTCTGCCAAAATCCGGGCTGCACCACTACACTCCAGACGAAATTCATCCCAACTCTAGCTTCCATTCTTAATGCATCGACAGATAAA GTTCCCCCAGGTATGCAGGCTGTGGCATTAGACATGTTAGAAGTCATGGTCCGCTCCTCATCACCTCCACTTGGTGAACCCCTTGTTAATGTAGCCTTTCCTGCGGTCGTCCAGAGAACTCTAAACACCGATGATAATTCAACTCTTCAGAATGGAGGAGAATGTTTACGAGCTTATATTTCTGTAGCTCCAGATCAG GTGTTAGCTTATCATGATGCCGAGGGCAGATCAGGGTTGCAATATGTAGTACAAGTAGCCTCACAGCTCTTATCACCAGCCACTAGTGAACACACAGCCACTTTTGTGGGCCGCCTCATTACCGTCCTTATTCGAAGAGCAGGTGACCACTTAGGGGATAACCTGGACCTTCTTCTCAGAGCTGTCCTTAGTAAACTTCAG GGTGCAGAGAGTTTAACCGTTGTGCAAAACCTGGTGCTGGTGTATGCTCAGCTAGTCCACTCGCAATTGGATGGGGTGTTGAACTTCCTGGCTGGGGTTCCTGGCCCCTCGGGACAGTCGGCTCTTCATTTTGTTCTTACTCAGTGGTGCTCCAAACAGCATCTCTTCTTTGGTGCATATGAAGGAAAG GTTAGTGCAGTTGCCCTGGCTAAACTACTGGAGCATGGTGTGACATCAAATGATACCAGATTGCAAGACATCATTGTTCAAGGAGATCAG GTCTTCTCACCAGAGGGCCGAGTGCGCACGCGATCACAACGTGTTACACGGCCTGAACAGTGGACTCAAGTGCCTGTGTTAATCAAGATTTTCAAGCTTTTAATTAATGAACTTGCCAATGCTATAGATTCGAACCTGACGAAGGACGATGACGAAGTAAGT CAGGAATCCGAAGACGAGTGCTgggaggacgatgaggaggatgGCCAGACCAATGGAGATTCTGCACTTGCCACGATGTTCCCGCCAGCCAGTGGTTATCCCAGCTATGATGCAGACACagtggatgatgaggatgacccTGATGCT GTGAGTGATCCATTGTACAGTTTGGACTTGCAGCAGTATCTCACGACCTTCATCAGCACATTTGCACAGCACCCAGCCTTTCCTGTCTTCATCCCACATCTTAATCCACATGAGAGAGAGGTGTTGCAGGGCATTGGTGTTGTGTGCTGA
- the LOC125025259 gene encoding importin-9-like isoform X4, producing the protein MAGAEVSNGLREALIENLNNILSPQADVRRAAEEQIHVLEVTEEFGVHLVELTLDRNGPLPIRQLASVLLKQYVEAHWCTDSEKFRVPECPEYAKAKIKELLPHGLHEPISKVRSSVAYAISAIAHWDWPENWCGLFDLLMAALKTGEEAPVHGAMRVLTEFSRDLTDQHIPQVAPVILPEMYRIFCEEEKYGIRTRGRAVEIFSTLANLICMMGEYNRSLAKTLLYPTLPAFTQALVKGLQTMDGFTSDSGLKKEILSALTVLMKNVPKQMGQYLGEVLGPVWQTLTSSADTYVNTTVNAREDADDPVDSDGEVLGFENLVFTIFEFVHALVETTKHKQMVKQGIADLIYYILLYMQITEDQIENWSNNPDAFVEDEDEDSFAYSVRISAQDLLLALCQELAEDCGQGLVVAVGRHLERATTQRSAGDPAWWKTHEAVMLALGSVRDLILDQVAKGQLQFDLTNFIQSVVLADLDPNSSPFLAGRALWCGSRFGQAITPEMLEQFLQATVSALKDSPNPIIKVSGVRAVWGFCEFLKGSGNPGALQPYLPAILDGLVTLATQASSEVLSLILETCCIVVSVDSNFTAANVGRISTLCLAVFIKANNDPVLVALVQDVVRELCQNPGCTTTLQTKFIPTLASILNASTDKVPPGMQAVALDMLEVMVRSSSPPLGEPLVNVAFPAVVQRTLNTDDNSTLQNGGECLRAYISVAPDQVLAYHDAEGRSGLQYVVQVASQLLSPATSEHTATFVGRLITVLIRRAGDHLGDNLDLLLRAVLSKLQGAESLTVVQNLVLVYAQLVHSQLDGVLNFLAGVPGPSGQSALHFVLTQWCSKQHLFFGAYEGKVSAVALAKLLEHGVTSNDTRLQDIIVQGDQVFSPEGRVRTRSQRVTRPEQWTQVPVLIKIFKLLINELANAIDSNLTKDDDEESEDECWEDDEEDGQTNGDSALATMFPPASGYPSYDADTVDDEDDPDAVSDPLYSLDLQQYLTTFISTFAQHPAFPVFIPHLNPHEREVLQGIGVVC; encoded by the exons AATTTGGTGTCCACTTAGTAGAGCTGACTTTAGATCGGAATGGCCCCCTTCCCATCCGGCAGTTGGCCTCTGTGCTGCTTAAACAGTACGTTGAAGCTCACTGGTGTACGGACTCGGAGAAG TTTAGAGTACCAGAGTGTCCAGAATATGCAAAAGCCAAAATCAAAGAATTATTACCACATGGCCTACATGAACCCATTAGTAAAGTCAG ATCCTCCGTAGCATATGCAATATCTGCCATTGCCCACTGGGACTGGCCGGAAAATTGGTGTGGGCTGTTTGACCTGTTGATGGCAGCCCTCAAGACTGGTGAGGAGGCACCTGTACATGGTGCAATGAGAGTCTTGACCGAGTTTTCTCGGGATCTCACTGACCAGCACATACCCCAAGTTGCTCCAGTTATCCTGCCTGAGATGTATCGCATTTTCTGTGAAGAGGAG AAATATGGCATTAGAACAAGGGGCCGAGCAGTGGAGATCTTCAGCACCTTAGCCAACCTAATTTGTATGATGGGCGAGTATAACAGAAGCTTAGCCAAGACCCTTCTCTACCCAACTCTTCCAGCCTTCACACAAGCTCTTGTCAAGGGTTTGCAGACCATGGATGGGTTCACCTCCGACTCCGGCCTCAAAAAGGAAATTCTTAGTG CTCTTACCGTGTTGATGAAGAACGTACCCAAACAAATGGGCCAATATCTAGGGGAGGTGCTGGGACCTGTGTGGCAAACCTTAACTTCTAGTGCCGATACTTATGTCAACACTACAGTCAATGCACGAGAAGATGCTGACGACCCTGTTGATTCAGATG GTGAAGTGCTTGGTTTTGAGAATTTAGTGTTTACCATATTTGAGTTTGTCCATGCCCTTGTGGagacaaccaaacacaaacagatGGTGAAGCAAGGAATAGCTGATTTGATATACTACATccttttatatatgcaaataactgAGGATCAG ATTGAAAATTGGAGCAATAATCCAGATGCCtttgttgaagatgaagatgaagacagcTTTGCATATTCTGTCAGAATATCTGCCCAAGATCTCCTTCTG GCCTTGTGTCAGGAACTAGCTGAAGACTGCGGTCAGGGGCTTGTTGTGGCGGTGGGAAGGCACCTCGAGCGTGCGACTACTCAGAGGTCAGCTGGGGATCCTGCCTGGTGGAAAACCCATGAAGCAGTCATGCTGGCACTTGGCTCTGTCCGTGACCTCATCCTGGATCAGGTGGCTAAGGGACAGCTGCAGTTTGACCTCACAAACTTCATTCAGTCTGTAGTTTTGGCAGACCTGGATCCTAATT CTTCTCCCTTCCTGGCTGGCCGAGCCCTGTGGTGTGGAAGTAGATTTGGCCAAGCCATAACTCCTGAAATGTTGGAACAGTTCCTTCAGGCAACAGTGTCTGCTCTCAAAGATAGTCCTAATCCCATCATTAAGGTTTCTGGTGTCAG AGCTGTGTGGGGATTTTGTGAGTTTCTAAAAGGCAGTGGCAACCCCGGTGCCCTCCAGCCATACTTGCCAGCCATCTTGGATGGCCTCGTCACACTTGCCACCCAGGCATCATCAGAAGTCCTGTCACTCATCCTGGAGACTTGCTGCATTGTTGTGTCTGTTGACTCCAACTTCACCGCAGCCAATGTAGGCCGGATCTCCACACTTTGCCTCGCTGTATTTATTAAGGCCAATAATGACCCTGTCCTGGTAGCCCTTGTACAAGATGTCGTCCGGGAGCTCTGCCAAAATCCGGGCTGCACCACTACACTCCAGACGAAATTCATCCCAACTCTAGCTTCCATTCTTAATGCATCGACAGATAAA GTTCCCCCAGGTATGCAGGCTGTGGCATTAGACATGTTAGAAGTCATGGTCCGCTCCTCATCACCTCCACTTGGTGAACCCCTTGTTAATGTAGCCTTTCCTGCGGTCGTCCAGAGAACTCTAAACACCGATGATAATTCAACTCTTCAGAATGGAGGAGAATGTTTACGAGCTTATATTTCTGTAGCTCCAGATCAG GTGTTAGCTTATCATGATGCCGAGGGCAGATCAGGGTTGCAATATGTAGTACAAGTAGCCTCACAGCTCTTATCACCAGCCACTAGTGAACACACAGCCACTTTTGTGGGCCGCCTCATTACCGTCCTTATTCGAAGAGCAGGTGACCACTTAGGGGATAACCTGGACCTTCTTCTCAGAGCTGTCCTTAGTAAACTTCAG GGTGCAGAGAGTTTAACCGTTGTGCAAAACCTGGTGCTGGTGTATGCTCAGCTAGTCCACTCGCAATTGGATGGGGTGTTGAACTTCCTGGCTGGGGTTCCTGGCCCCTCGGGACAGTCGGCTCTTCATTTTGTTCTTACTCAGTGGTGCTCCAAACAGCATCTCTTCTTTGGTGCATATGAAGGAAAG GTTAGTGCAGTTGCCCTGGCTAAACTACTGGAGCATGGTGTGACATCAAATGATACCAGATTGCAAGACATCATTGTTCAAGGAGATCAG GTCTTCTCACCAGAGGGCCGAGTGCGCACGCGATCACAACGTGTTACACGGCCTGAACAGTGGACTCAAGTGCCTGTGTTAATCAAGATTTTCAAGCTTTTAATTAATGAACTTGCCAATGCTATAGATTCGAACCTGACGAAGGACGATGACGAA GAATCCGAAGACGAGTGCTgggaggacgatgaggaggatgGCCAGACCAATGGAGATTCTGCACTTGCCACGATGTTCCCGCCAGCCAGTGGTTATCCCAGCTATGATGCAGACACagtggatgatgaggatgacccTGATGCT GTGAGTGATCCATTGTACAGTTTGGACTTGCAGCAGTATCTCACGACCTTCATCAGCACATTTGCACAGCACCCAGCCTTTCCTGTCTTCATCCCACATCTTAATCCACATGAGAGAGAGGTGTTGCAGGGCATTGGTGTTGTGTGCTGA